The following are encoded together in the Lactuca sativa cultivar Salinas chromosome 1, Lsat_Salinas_v11, whole genome shotgun sequence genome:
- the LOC128128097 gene encoding aspartic proteinase nepenthesin-2-like, with translation MATSTLLCLVLLHVVGVLGFSVTLKLEKSFPTNHGVELKRHAERDGLRRRRILHKYSDPNVVVGFGVLGTYDPFDVGKRLVVGRLQTLPTSSTLQIPITIYDPASSSTSSPILCSDERCSPKSNSCFDNQYTYDLHYGDGSGTSGYYVSELMHFKIVVGETYVLNTSASVLFG, from the exons ATGGCTACTTCGACATTGTTGTGTCTCGTGTTGCTGCATGTTGTTGGTGTTCTTGGGTTTTCGGTGACTCTAAAGCTGGAAAAATCGTTTCCCACCAACCATGGCGTTGAGTTGAAACGACATGCGGAAAGAGATGGTTTAAGACGTCGTAGAATACTACACAAGTATTCTGATCCAAATGTGGTTGTTGGATTTGGAGTATTAGGAACGTACGATCCTTTTGATGTTGG GAAGCGACTTGTTGTGGGTAGGTTGCAAACCCTGCCAACATCATCCACACTACAA ATTCCTATTACTATCTATGATCCTGCAAGCTCCTCCACATCTTCTCCTATCTTATGTTCGGACGAAAGATGTTCTCCGAAATCCAACTCATGTTTCGATAATCAATACACCTACGATCTCCACTATGGAGATGGTAGTGGAACATCAGGTTATTATGTATCCGAATTGATGCATTTTAAAATAGTTGTTGGCGAGACATATGTCTTAAACACTTCAGCTTCAGTTTTATTTGGGTAA